One Blattabacterium cuenoti genomic window carries:
- the folP gene encoding dihydropteroate synthase — MIINCAGTLLHLKEPKIMGIVNLTPDSFYDGGKLCSKYNLLQHIETLLNEGSDFIDVGGCSTRPGSKFITEKEEIKRITEPIRVIMKNFPNSKISIDTFRSEVARIAVEEGAVMINDISGGVLDENMFSLLGKLKIPYILNHMKGIPENMQEKPYYHENIITEINNFFSEKIFLLKKYGIRDIILDPGFGFGKTLEHNFQLLKHLSLLGYQDYPILVGISRKSMIKLILKTSYEKSLNATSILHTIALLNGSKFLRVHDVKEAVECIKLVQYYRKIL, encoded by the coding sequence ATGATAATTAATTGTGCTGGCACTTTATTGCATTTAAAAGAACCCAAAATAATGGGAATAGTCAATTTAACTCCTGATTCGTTTTATGATGGGGGAAAACTATGTTCCAAATATAATCTATTACAACATATAGAAACTTTATTAAATGAAGGTAGTGATTTTATAGATGTTGGAGGATGTTCAACGCGACCAGGATCAAAATTTATAACAGAAAAGGAAGAAATAAAAAGAATAACAGAGCCTATTCGTGTAATTATGAAAAATTTTCCAAATTCTAAAATATCTATAGATACATTTCGGAGTGAAGTAGCTAGAATAGCAGTAGAAGAAGGAGCTGTGATGATAAATGATATATCAGGAGGAGTATTAGATGAAAATATGTTTTCTTTGTTAGGAAAGCTTAAAATCCCATACATATTAAATCACATGAAAGGAATTCCTGAAAACATGCAGGAAAAACCATACTATCATGAAAACATAATAACGGAAATAAATAATTTCTTTTCTGAAAAAATTTTTTTATTAAAAAAATATGGAATTCGAGATATTATTTTAGATCCTGGATTTGGTTTTGGAAAAACGTTAGAACATAATTTTCAATTATTAAAACATCTATCTTTATTAGGATATCAAGATTATCCAATTTTAGTTGGTATTTCTAGAAAATCTATGATAAAACTCATTTTAAAAACCTCTTACGAAAAATCATTAAATGCAACTTCTATTCTTCACACTATAGCACTTTTAAATGGATCTAAGTTTTTGCGTGTTCATGATGTAAAAGAAGCTGTAGAATGCATTAAATTAGTACAATATTATAGAAAAATTTTATAA
- a CDS encoding diadenylate cyclase, translating into MKIYFIDILDIFLVTIILFQVYRLVYKTAALNIFYGIIATFIFWKVVEIYKMKLLSIVISAFFKGGFLALIIVFQPEIRKFLLIVGSKIFFKKFIFSLFKKSGVSIKTETIDSIVNACAIFSGDKTGVLIVIQLHQDLKEFIQNGDEMDAKVNISILESIFYKNSPLHDGAVVITGNRIIKTRAILPVSYNKEIPSRLGLRHRAAIGLSEKTDAICLVISEETGYISYIKDQKRTVITNINNLKMKLEEDLL; encoded by the coding sequence TTGAAAATTTATTTCATTGATATTTTAGATATTTTTCTAGTAACCATTATATTATTTCAAGTATACAGATTGGTTTATAAAACTGCTGCTTTAAATATTTTTTATGGGATCATTGCAACTTTTATCTTCTGGAAAGTAGTAGAAATTTACAAAATGAAACTTCTTAGCATAGTTATAAGTGCTTTCTTCAAAGGAGGTTTTTTAGCTTTGATTATTGTATTTCAACCAGAAATTAGAAAATTTCTTCTCATTGTAGGAAGCAAAATTTTTTTCAAAAAATTTATATTTTCTCTTTTTAAGAAATCAGGGGTTTCTATTAAAACTGAAACTATAGATAGCATAGTAAATGCTTGTGCTATTTTTTCAGGGGATAAGACAGGAGTTTTAATTGTTATTCAATTACATCAAGATTTAAAAGAGTTTATCCAAAATGGAGATGAAATGGATGCTAAAGTTAATATTTCTATTTTAGAAAGTATTTTCTATAAAAACAGTCCATTACATGATGGAGCTGTAGTTATTACAGGAAACAGAATAATAAAAACAAGAGCGATACTTCCTGTTTCTTACAATAAAGAGATTCCATCTCGTTTGGGGTTACGACATAGAGCTGCTATTGGATTATCTGAAAAAACGGATGCTATATGTCTTGTTATATCGGAAGAAACAGGTTACATTTCTTATATAAAGGACCAAAAAAGAACTGTTATTACTAATATTAATAATTTAAAAATGAAACTTGAAGAAGATTTACTTTAA
- a CDS encoding UDP-N-acetylmuramoyl-tripeptide--D-alanyl-D-alanine ligase: MNIQSIYQLYSISSGIEINSKRVKKGSIFVALKGKNFDGNQFAYEAILNGAILAVVDNKKYALCKKIIFVYNTLCFLHELAMYHRCRLHHIPIIAITGSNGKTTTKELIATILSKKYNKVHYTKNNFNNHIGIPLTILSMPVDTQISVMEIGANHEKEIEKMCYIIDPDYGYITNFGIAHLEGFKSVKGIIRSKLELYSFLRKKNKVVFINGDDPIQLSNSIGMKRYIFSEKKKKPDINTDINIEYLWTKNSLKSILYVKNIKIVSSLVGDYNLYNIASSITIGIYFKVSLKEIKEAVEEYVPNNYRSQIFIKKNTKILVDCYNANPTSMIKALAFFNNIQGNKITILGDMLELGLVSNNEHEKIISFIIEKSNINIAFLIGNIFFNTKNTSHKIKKFMNKKNFVECIQKYSIQKMDYILIKGSRKIGLESLIDLI, translated from the coding sequence ATGAATATTCAAAGTATATATCAGTTATATTCTATTTCTTCCGGAATAGAAATAAACAGTAAAAGAGTTAAAAAAGGATCTATTTTTGTAGCTTTGAAAGGAAAAAATTTTGATGGGAATCAATTCGCATATGAGGCGATTTTAAATGGAGCAATATTAGCTGTAGTCGATAACAAAAAATATGCGTTATGCAAGAAAATTATTTTTGTATATAACACATTATGTTTTCTACATGAATTAGCAATGTATCACAGATGCAGACTCCATCACATCCCTATCATAGCTATAACTGGAAGTAATGGAAAAACCACAACAAAAGAACTTATTGCAACTATTCTTTCTAAGAAATATAATAAAGTTCATTATACAAAAAATAATTTCAATAATCATATAGGAATTCCACTAACTATATTATCGATGCCTGTCGATACACAAATATCTGTAATGGAAATTGGAGCAAACCATGAAAAAGAAATAGAAAAAATGTGTTATATCATTGATCCAGATTATGGATATATTACAAATTTTGGAATAGCTCATTTAGAAGGATTTAAAAGTGTAAAAGGAATTATACGTAGTAAGTTGGAGTTATATAGTTTTTTAAGAAAAAAAAATAAAGTTGTGTTTATAAACGGAGACGATCCTATCCAATTATCTAATAGTATAGGAATGAAAAGATATATTTTTTCAGAAAAAAAAAAAAAACCGGATATAAATACGGATATAAATATTGAATATTTATGGACTAAAAATAGTCTAAAATCTATTTTATACGTTAAAAACATAAAAATTGTTTCTTCTTTAGTAGGAGATTATAATTTATATAATATAGCTTCATCTATAACTATTGGAATATATTTTAAAGTTTCTTTAAAAGAAATAAAAGAAGCAGTGGAAGAATACGTACCTAATAATTACCGTTCTCAAATTTTTATAAAAAAGAATACAAAAATTCTTGTAGATTGTTATAATGCAAATCCAACTAGTATGATAAAAGCTCTTGCTTTTTTTAACAACATACAAGGAAATAAAATTACAATATTAGGGGATATGCTAGAGCTAGGATTAGTTTCTAATAATGAACATGAGAAAATTATTTCTTTTATTATAGAAAAGAGCAACATTAACATAGCTTTTCTAATTGGGAATATTTTTTTTAATACTAAAAATACGTCTCACAAAATAAAAAAATTTATGAATAAAAAAAATTTTGTTGAGTGTATTCAAAAATATTCTATTCAAAAAATGGATTATATTCTTATTAAAGGATCTAGAAAAATTGGACTAGAAAGCCTTATTGATTTAATTTAA
- the pdhA gene encoding pyruvate dehydrogenase (acetyl-transferring) E1 component subunit alpha, translating into MKKITPKTYIKWFRDMYFWRKFEDKCRSLYLKQKIRGFLHLYNGQEAIPAGLTHAMDLSKDNIITAYRCHILPISMGVDPKKIMAELLGKKTGTSHGMGGSMHIFSRKHHFYGGHGIVGGQIPLGAGIAFADKYFDRKAVTLTIMGDGAVRQGSLHETFNMAMIWKLPVVFVCENNQYAMGTSVKRSSNIEEIYEIGRSYGMPSYPVDGMDPEKIAQSASAAIERARKGEGATFLDIKTYRYRGHSMSDSELYRSKEEIYSYKKKDPILKLKSIIIRNEWETIENLNFIENEVKKKVEYCVEFAENSDFPSLEEMYDVVYHEKNYPFIDKVFYS; encoded by the coding sequence ATGAAAAAAATCACCCCAAAAACCTACATAAAGTGGTTCAGAGATATGTATTTTTGGAGAAAATTTGAGGACAAATGCCGTTCCCTATATTTAAAACAAAAAATTAGAGGATTTTTACATTTGTATAATGGACAAGAAGCAATCCCCGCTGGATTAACTCATGCAATGGATTTATCTAAAGATAATATTATAACCGCTTACAGATGTCATATTCTTCCTATTTCTATGGGGGTTGATCCAAAAAAAATAATGGCGGAACTTTTAGGAAAAAAAACAGGAACTTCTCATGGAATGGGGGGGTCTATGCATATTTTTAGTAGAAAACACCATTTTTATGGTGGACATGGAATTGTAGGTGGACAAATCCCGTTAGGGGCTGGAATCGCTTTTGCTGATAAGTATTTTGATAGAAAAGCTGTAACTTTAACTATTATGGGTGATGGAGCTGTTAGACAAGGATCTTTACATGAAACATTTAATATGGCTATGATATGGAAACTTCCTGTTGTATTTGTATGTGAAAATAATCAATATGCTATGGGGACTTCCGTTAAAAGAAGTAGTAATATAGAGGAAATTTATGAGATAGGAAGATCTTATGGAATGCCTTCCTATCCTGTGGATGGAATGGATCCAGAGAAAATAGCACAATCTGCTTCTGCAGCTATAGAAAGAGCAAGAAAAGGAGAGGGGGCTACTTTTTTAGATATAAAAACTTATAGATATAGAGGTCATTCTATGTCTGATTCTGAGTTATATCGGAGTAAAGAAGAAATTTATTCATACAAAAAAAAAGATCCCATTTTAAAATTAAAAAGTATTATTATTCGGAATGAATGGGAAACCATAGAAAATTTAAATTTTATAGAAAATGAAGTAAAAAAAAAGGTAGAATACTGTGTTGAATTTGCAGAAAATTCAGATTTTCCTTCTTTAGAAGAAATGTATGATGTTGTTTATCATGAAAAAAATTATCCTTTTATAGATAAAGTTTTCTACTCATAA
- a CDS encoding dihydrolipoamide acetyltransferase family protein encodes MAEIISMPQLSDTMKEGTVIKWNKKVGDKVSEGDILAEIETDKATQDFEIDISGVLLFIGVKEGETTRVNDVLAIIGNEGEDISHIITKLQSQKHKQKSLEFEYKETKEIKKEIKKENGNKKIFISPVAKKMAKKIGVSIDCIKGSGEYGRIIKRDIEFYEKTHIKEKEVENMNFMIHSSMRKKIAEHLSKSKFSAPHYYLFSEINTDKLIEFRKNLNNKLSSENKISFNDIIIKAVAQSLRKHPDMNVSWNDEKIIIHPHIHIGVAVAIKDGLIVPVIKNADQKSLSQISKEIRDKALRSKSKKILPEEIENSTFTVSNLGMYGIESFTSIINIPNTSILSVGSIMIRPVVRDNRIEIGNIMKITLSCDHRIIDGTKGSEYIHSLINFLEDPITILV; translated from the coding sequence ATGGCAGAAATTATATCTATGCCCCAACTAAGCGATACAATGAAAGAGGGTACTGTAATAAAATGGAATAAAAAAGTAGGAGACAAAGTTTCAGAAGGGGATATTTTAGCTGAAATAGAAACAGATAAAGCGACTCAAGATTTTGAGATAGATATTAGTGGTGTTTTACTTTTTATTGGAGTTAAAGAAGGAGAAACTACACGTGTGAATGATGTGTTAGCAATTATAGGAAATGAAGGCGAAGATATAAGTCATATTATTACAAAATTACAATCCCAAAAACATAAACAAAAAAGTTTAGAATTTGAATATAAAGAAACTAAAGAAATAAAAAAAGAAATAAAAAAGGAAAACGGAAACAAAAAAATATTCATCTCTCCCGTAGCAAAAAAAATGGCTAAAAAAATAGGAGTATCCATAGATTGTATTAAAGGAAGTGGAGAATATGGAAGAATCATTAAAAGAGACATAGAGTTTTATGAAAAAACTCATATAAAGGAAAAGGAAGTGGAAAACATGAATTTTATGATTCATTCCTCTATGAGAAAAAAAATAGCAGAACATTTAAGCAAATCCAAATTTTCAGCCCCACATTATTATTTGTTTAGTGAAATAAATACGGACAAATTAATTGAATTTAGAAAAAATTTAAATAATAAACTTTCTTCAGAAAATAAAATATCATTTAATGATATTATTATAAAAGCAGTGGCTCAGTCTTTGAGAAAACATCCTGATATGAATGTATCATGGAACGATGAAAAAATCATAATACATCCACATATTCATATTGGAGTAGCTGTAGCTATAAAAGATGGATTAATAGTTCCAGTTATTAAAAATGCAGATCAAAAATCATTATCACAAATTTCAAAAGAAATTAGAGATAAAGCACTCCGTTCAAAATCAAAAAAAATACTACCAGAAGAAATAGAAAATAGTACTTTCACAGTTTCAAATTTAGGAATGTATGGAATAGAATCTTTTACTTCTATTATTAACATACCTAATACATCCATATTATCTGTAGGATCTATTATGATTCGTCCAGTTGTTAGAGATAATAGAATCGAAATAGGAAATATAATGAAAATCACATTATCTTGTGATCATAGAATTATAGACGGAACTAAAGGCAGTGAATATATTCATTCTCTTATAAATTTTTTAGAGGATCCTATCACTATATTAGTTTAA
- a CDS encoding DUF475 domain-containing protein, which translates to MNIEKYIIEIVRHPILSISIIGNLFLIESILSIDNAAMLATMILNLKKKERKKAIKYGIIGAYFFRILCLLFASILIKIWWLKPLGGIYLIFVGLNHFFFKKKSISTKNEKAPNSFWKIIFIIETMDLAFSIDNIFASVALSENIILIFLGVCIGILSMRLIAQFFVQLMEKFPELKHSSFFVIIILGIKLVFFSKKNVPNLFFFSEKIFSLLIFSIFIFPIFLSWIRKGTNTHKD; encoded by the coding sequence ATGAATATTGAAAAATATATTATAGAAATCGTACGTCATCCTATTTTATCTATTTCTATTATAGGAAATTTATTTTTAATAGAAAGTATTTTATCTATAGATAATGCCGCTATGTTAGCCACTATGATTCTAAATCTTAAAAAAAAAGAGAGAAAAAAAGCTATAAAATATGGAATTATTGGAGCTTATTTTTTTCGAATCCTATGTCTATTATTTGCTTCTATATTAATAAAAATATGGTGGTTAAAACCATTAGGAGGAATTTATTTAATTTTTGTAGGATTGAATCATTTCTTTTTCAAAAAAAAATCTATATCAACAAAAAATGAAAAAGCTCCAAATTCTTTCTGGAAAATAATTTTCATTATAGAGACAATGGATTTAGCTTTTTCCATAGATAATATTTTTGCCTCTGTTGCTTTATCAGAAAATATCATATTAATTTTTTTGGGTGTATGTATAGGGATTTTATCAATGAGATTAATTGCGCAATTTTTTGTTCAATTAATGGAAAAGTTTCCCGAATTGAAACATTCTTCTTTTTTCGTGATCATTATTCTAGGAATCAAACTCGTTTTTTTTTCAAAAAAAAATGTTCCTAATTTATTTTTCTTTTCTGAAAAAATATTTTCCTTATTAATTTTTTCAATATTTATATTTCCTATTTTTTTGTCATGGATAAGAAAAGGAACAAACACACATAAAGATTAA
- a CDS encoding ABC transporter ATP-binding protein, with protein sequence MNALKKILSYSKPYKYHYVFNILCNFLYSLFSVISIISISPVLSILLQSSKYKNKPTFLNSFNVSFDFITKYFHDYVKVLSNKYGKINTLAIFCIFIILLFLIRNVFRYLAEYFLIGIKTSIVRNIRNDFHKKILSLPIIFFSNKKNGDLMSRLSNDVNEIEVSIVSSLANLISSPIMVIFHFMTLFLMSYQLTLFAFLLLPLMGAFLSIIGNSLKKDARGAQNQLGKLFSVIEETLNSIKIINIFNAENQMQKRFEQVSDYQKILSARVNRKKELASPMSEFLGSITMILIIWYGGKLFLEKKEMAPEILFPFIGLFFQIINPAKSLVNSISNVQKGRAAAERIVEILNTKCVSHKKIRYKSIFHFKNEILFRNVSFTYNKFILIQNLNFSLKKGETVVLVGRSGSGKSTIANLLANFYDVTSGEITVDGTNIKYLKIKDYRKLLGIVTQEPVLFNDSVFNNITLGAEKKISINSVIQAAKIANAHCFIKKLPKGYDTIIGYNGNKLSLGQKQRISIARAVFKDPPIMILDEATSSLDTESEILVQKALNKMMKNRTSLVIAQKLSSSIIQNADHIIVLEKGKIIEQGKHNTLILKKGTYSKLIALQSF encoded by the coding sequence ATGAATGCACTTAAAAAAATTTTATCTTATTCAAAACCTTACAAATATCATTATGTATTTAATATATTATGTAATTTTTTATATTCTTTATTTTCTGTTATATCTATAATATCTATTTCCCCTGTATTGAGTATTTTACTTCAATCTTCTAAATACAAAAATAAACCAACATTTTTAAATTCTTTCAATGTATCTTTTGACTTCATTACGAAATATTTTCATGATTACGTAAAGGTACTATCAAATAAATATGGGAAGATAAACACTTTAGCGATATTTTGTATTTTTATCATTTTACTTTTTTTAATTCGAAATGTTTTTCGATACTTGGCAGAATATTTTTTAATAGGAATCAAAACTTCTATAGTTCGAAATATTCGAAATGATTTTCACAAAAAAATACTTTCTTTACCAATAATTTTTTTTTCTAATAAAAAAAATGGGGATCTAATGTCTAGATTATCTAATGATGTCAATGAAATAGAGGTATCTATTGTTAGTTCTTTAGCTAATTTAATTAGTTCTCCTATTATGGTCATATTTCATTTTATGACCTTATTTCTGATGAGTTATCAACTAACGTTATTTGCTTTTTTATTGCTCCCTTTAATGGGAGCTTTTTTATCTATTATAGGAAATAGTTTAAAAAAAGATGCAAGAGGTGCTCAAAATCAATTAGGAAAATTATTTTCTGTTATAGAAGAAACTTTAAATTCTATCAAGATTATCAATATTTTCAATGCTGAAAATCAAATGCAAAAACGTTTTGAACAAGTATCTGATTATCAAAAAATACTATCTGCTCGTGTTAATAGAAAAAAAGAATTGGCTTCTCCTATGAGCGAATTTTTAGGTTCAATTACAATGATTTTAATCATTTGGTATGGAGGGAAACTTTTTTTGGAAAAAAAAGAAATGGCTCCAGAAATACTTTTTCCTTTTATAGGGCTATTTTTTCAAATTATTAATCCAGCGAAAAGTTTAGTGAATTCTATATCTAATGTTCAAAAAGGAAGAGCTGCTGCAGAACGTATTGTTGAAATATTGAATACAAAATGTGTATCACACAAAAAAATTAGATATAAGTCCATTTTTCATTTTAAGAATGAAATTTTATTTCGAAACGTATCATTTACTTACAACAAATTTATTTTAATTCAAAATTTGAATTTTTCTTTAAAAAAAGGAGAAACCGTAGTTTTAGTGGGTCGATCTGGTAGTGGAAAATCTACTATTGCTAATTTGTTAGCTAATTTTTATGATGTTACATCTGGAGAAATTACTGTAGATGGAACTAATATAAAATATTTAAAAATTAAAGATTATAGAAAATTATTAGGAATCGTCACTCAAGAACCAGTTCTTTTTAATGATTCTGTTTTCAATAATATAACATTAGGAGCAGAAAAAAAAATATCTATAAATTCTGTCATACAAGCAGCTAAAATTGCCAATGCACATTGTTTTATAAAAAAACTTCCAAAAGGATATGACACAATTATAGGATATAATGGAAATAAATTATCATTAGGACAAAAACAAAGAATTAGCATAGCTAGAGCTGTATTTAAAGACCCTCCAATTATGATTTTAGATGAAGCGACTTCTTCCTTAGATACAGAATCAGAAATTCTAGTTCAAAAAGCCTTGAATAAAATGATGAAAAATAGAACATCTCTTGTAATAGCACAGAAATTATCTTCTTCCATTATACAAAATGCAGATCATATTATTGTATTAGAAAAAGGAAAAATCATAGAACAAGGAAAACATAATACTCTAATTTTAAAAAAAGGAACTTACAGTAAGTTAATTGCTCTACAAAGTTTTTAA
- the secD gene encoding protein translocase subunit SecD, which produces MRIRNFFTIFVTIILTTICLYYILSSIDIKNYTLTLKKNNKKTLNLGLDLKGGISMILDISERDLLRKFSDNSQNFIFLKALQNADDKKKENPNIDYLSFFINSFNKEVKNKKLNINLSSPNLFGNKSNSEDIHPNSSDFEVEKFLRKKIESSIISIQNILRSRIDRFGIKQPNIQRIKNSNRILIELSGSGIKNMDRIKNILEKKAELNFFETYSFQEIVPYFNTIDKFFDKNHFKKSIIDILNISLIKSSHMVGLVHVKYEKIISNFLNSTEAKNCLPYHLHDVKFMWGYKNLNNFLQLFAVKINDEDEETSLNGNMVTHAYKSFGPLNEISINIKMNEEGSKKWKIFTEKNMGKSVAIVLDNLVYAVPVVKSIISNGMSQIYGNFSTQESNDLINILNTGELPTSVKIVQTDVIGPYLGKESIRRGVISFLIALSFIFVWMFFYYSIPGLYAGIVLFFNIIFILGILISMNAVLTFPGIAGIILTLAMSMDASILIYEKIKENIKNKVFILTSIHNSYSLQGALSSIIDGQITTLLCGIILFYFGVGPIRGFSTTLIIGILISMFTSICLGRLFLEWHLKKYKKIIFRKKILIPVLNTIQNIQYDFLSKRKWVYMISCLIIIISIFSFLFKGFNFGLDFVGGRSYVILFDRKIFPEKISEILSKTFPENGKPSFPRVQTFGSDNQLKIVTKYKIYKENDQVDEMILKKMFTALKAFLPINFYEFKNIKKNKSLGILSIEKIGPLVARNMIYKSFISIIISLIGIFTYIFIRFKKWQFGLGAIISLIHDSIIVLGIFSFFHEKFPILEIDQTFIAALLTIIGYSINDTVIVYDKIRQISKKTSITMKETINKGICSSLTRTINTSFITLLVISIIFLFGGKVLHSFMLALFIGISVGTYSSIFIAPSIVYDFVKKNMKE; this is translated from the coding sequence ATGCGTATAAGAAATTTTTTTACGATTTTTGTAACCATAATACTGACTACAATTTGTTTATATTATATATTATCCAGTATTGATATTAAAAATTACACATTAACATTAAAAAAAAATAATAAAAAAACTTTAAATCTAGGATTAGATTTAAAAGGAGGAATTAGTATGATTTTAGATATCTCTGAAAGAGATTTGTTGAGAAAATTTTCTGATAATTCTCAAAATTTTATTTTTTTAAAAGCATTGCAAAATGCAGATGATAAAAAAAAAGAAAATCCCAATATAGATTATTTGTCATTTTTTATAAATTCTTTTAATAAAGAGGTAAAAAATAAAAAATTAAATATTAATTTATCTTCTCCTAACTTATTTGGAAATAAATCAAATTCCGAAGATATTCATCCTAATAGTTCTGATTTTGAAGTCGAAAAATTTCTAAGAAAAAAAATAGAATCATCTATAATTTCTATTCAAAATATTCTTAGATCTAGAATAGATAGATTTGGAATCAAACAACCAAATATACAAAGAATTAAAAATTCTAACCGAATTTTAATAGAATTGTCCGGATCCGGTATAAAAAATATGGATAGGATAAAAAATATTTTAGAAAAAAAAGCTGAATTAAATTTTTTTGAAACTTATAGTTTTCAAGAAATTGTTCCATATTTTAATACGATAGATAAATTTTTTGATAAAAACCATTTTAAAAAATCTATCATAGATATCTTGAATATTTCACTTATTAAATCTTCACATATGGTTGGATTAGTTCATGTCAAATATGAAAAAATTATTTCCAATTTTTTAAATTCTACGGAAGCGAAAAATTGTTTACCATATCATTTACATGATGTGAAATTTATGTGGGGATATAAAAATTTAAATAATTTTTTACAATTATTTGCTGTTAAAATAAATGATGAAGACGAAGAAACATCTTTAAATGGAAATATGGTAACTCATGCCTACAAATCTTTTGGCCCTTTAAATGAAATATCTATAAATATAAAAATGAATGAAGAAGGATCTAAAAAATGGAAAATATTTACAGAAAAAAATATGGGAAAAAGCGTAGCAATAGTGCTTGATAATTTAGTATATGCAGTTCCTGTGGTAAAATCGATCATTTCAAATGGGATGTCTCAAATATATGGAAATTTTTCAACACAAGAATCTAATGACTTAATCAATATATTGAATACAGGGGAATTACCTACTTCTGTAAAAATTGTTCAAACAGATGTGATAGGGCCTTATTTAGGAAAGGAATCTATTCGAAGGGGGGTAATATCTTTTTTAATCGCCTTATCTTTTATATTTGTTTGGATGTTTTTTTACTATTCTATTCCAGGATTATATGCTGGTATTGTCCTATTTTTTAATATAATATTCATTTTAGGTATTCTTATTTCTATGAATGCAGTATTGACCTTTCCTGGTATTGCAGGGATTATATTAACATTAGCAATGTCAATGGATGCTAGTATTCTGATTTATGAGAAAATTAAAGAAAATATAAAAAATAAAGTTTTCATTTTAACATCTATTCATAATAGTTACTCATTACAAGGCGCTTTATCATCTATTATAGATGGACAAATCACTACTTTATTATGCGGAATCATTTTATTTTATTTTGGGGTCGGACCCATACGAGGTTTTTCTACTACCTTAATTATTGGAATTTTGATATCTATGTTTACTTCCATTTGTTTAGGAAGATTATTTTTAGAATGGCATTTAAAGAAATATAAAAAAATTATTTTTAGAAAAAAAATATTAATTCCTGTTTTGAATACAATTCAAAATATACAATATGATTTTTTATCCAAAAGAAAATGGGTCTATATGATTTCTTGTCTCATTATAATTATCAGCATATTTTCTTTTTTATTCAAGGGATTTAATTTTGGTTTAGATTTTGTTGGAGGTCGTTCTTATGTAATTCTTTTTGATCGAAAAATATTTCCAGAAAAAATTTCTGAAATTTTATCAAAAACATTTCCAGAAAACGGAAAACCTTCTTTCCCTAGAGTACAAACATTTGGATCCGATAATCAACTTAAAATAGTTACTAAATATAAAATATATAAAGAAAACGACCAAGTAGACGAAATGATTTTAAAAAAAATGTTTACAGCTTTAAAAGCCTTTTTACCTATAAATTTTTATGAATTTAAAAATATAAAAAAAAATAAATCGTTAGGGATTTTATCTATAGAGAAAATAGGCCCTTTAGTAGCTAGGAACATGATTTATAAATCTTTTATTTCTATCATTATTTCTTTAATAGGAATTTTTACATATATCTTTATAAGATTCAAAAAATGGCAATTTGGATTAGGAGCAATAATCTCTTTAATTCATGATTCAATTATTGTACTTGGAATATTTTCTTTTTTTCACGAAAAATTTCCTATTCTAGAAATAGATCAAACTTTTATAGCTGCTTTATTAACAATTATAGGCTATTCCATAAATGATACCGTAATAGTTTATGATAAAATTAGACAAATTTCAAAAAAAACATCTATCACGATGAAAGAAACCATAAACAAAGGGATTTGTAGCTCTCTTACCAGAACTATAAATACTTCTTTTATTACTTTATTAGTAATTTCTATCATTTTTTTATTTGGAGGAAAAGTTCTTCATAGTTTTATGTTGGCTTTATTTATTGGAATTAGTGTTGGTACTTATTCCTCTATATTTATAGCTCCATCTATAGTATATGATTTTGTAAAAAAAAATATGAAAGAATGA
- a CDS encoding Sec-independent protein translocase subunit TatA/TatB, producing MSNFLFISIEESFFIIFIAILVFGPKKIPDIARGLGEGIRYLKNAKTKIKNEIIKNNIDQSIKKKDNHNHKEKKYIPPYSIKRNN from the coding sequence ATGAGTAATTTTTTATTTATTAGTATAGAAGAAAGTTTTTTTATCATTTTTATAGCTATACTTGTTTTTGGTCCTAAAAAAATACCAGATATAGCTCGTGGATTAGGAGAAGGAATACGGTATTTAAAAAACGCCAAAACAAAAATTAAAAATGAGATTATTAAAAATAATATAGATCAATCTATAAAAAAAAAAGATAATCATAATCATAAAGAAAAAAAATACATACCTCCTTATTCTATAAAACGAAATAATTAG